The proteins below come from a single Pandoraea apista genomic window:
- a CDS encoding amidohydrolase, which produces MTDRDNTVASRDDIRVYVARKILTMNPAQPVATHVAVCDGRILAVGGPDDMRRWTDAAPIATLRDKVLMPGLVEGHCHLMEGAMWDAVYVGYYDRRGPDGHLWEGLKTPGAVLDRLRDAQQRMTDDHKPLLAWGYDPIFFEGAPLVARDIDAVSITRPIAILHASVHLMNVNTAMLELAGIDGDTDIEGVVMGADGEPTGELQEFAAMFPVYRVIGEGLSIAASESVRAIWNFGRVAQLAGVTTATDLVNDLTPSGNANLHEVTRDPTYPIRIVPAFAPQRCPEGGPQRVLSAREGNTDKLHYGPVKFIVDGSIQGYTARLRWPGYFNGKPNGLWLIPPSQLVETFLPFHAAGLQLHIHTNGDEATDVVLDAIEKLLALHPRVDHRHTLQHCQMADSAQLTRARRLGMCVNFFANHVYYWGDAHYQRTMGPDRANRMDAAEIARRIDLPFALHSDAPITQLNPLFTAWCAAKRETSSGRVLGESLRLPVADALRAITLGAAFSLGMDHLIGSIEVGKYADFAVLDADPFDVPLDDLRQMPVWGTVLGGEVFRAPT; this is translated from the coding sequence ATGACAGACAGAGACAACACCGTAGCCAGCCGCGACGACATTCGTGTGTACGTCGCACGCAAGATTCTCACCATGAACCCGGCCCAGCCGGTGGCCACGCATGTGGCCGTTTGCGACGGCCGTATTCTCGCCGTGGGCGGTCCGGACGACATGCGTCGCTGGACCGACGCGGCGCCGATAGCCACGTTGCGAGACAAAGTGCTGATGCCGGGGCTGGTAGAGGGACATTGCCATCTGATGGAAGGCGCAATGTGGGACGCCGTCTACGTCGGCTATTACGACCGTCGCGGCCCCGACGGGCATTTATGGGAGGGGCTGAAGACGCCCGGCGCGGTGCTGGATCGTTTGCGCGACGCGCAGCAGCGCATGACCGACGATCACAAGCCGCTGCTCGCCTGGGGCTATGACCCGATCTTCTTCGAGGGGGCGCCACTTGTCGCACGCGACATCGACGCGGTATCCATCACGCGGCCCATCGCCATCCTGCACGCGAGCGTGCATCTGATGAACGTGAATACGGCGATGCTCGAATTGGCGGGCATCGACGGCGATACCGACATCGAAGGTGTCGTCATGGGAGCGGATGGCGAGCCCACCGGCGAATTGCAGGAGTTCGCGGCGATGTTCCCGGTGTATCGGGTGATCGGCGAGGGCTTGTCGATTGCGGCGAGCGAGAGCGTTCGCGCGATCTGGAATTTCGGGCGGGTCGCGCAACTGGCCGGCGTGACGACGGCGACCGATCTCGTCAACGATCTGACGCCGTCGGGTAATGCGAACCTTCACGAAGTGACGCGCGATCCGACGTATCCGATTCGCATCGTGCCCGCGTTCGCGCCGCAGCGCTGCCCCGAGGGCGGCCCGCAACGCGTGCTGAGTGCGAGAGAGGGCAATACCGACAAGCTGCACTACGGACCGGTCAAATTCATCGTCGATGGCTCGATTCAGGGTTACACGGCGCGGCTGCGCTGGCCGGGGTATTTCAACGGCAAACCAAACGGCCTCTGGTTGATTCCGCCGTCGCAACTGGTCGAGACCTTCTTGCCGTTCCATGCGGCCGGCCTGCAACTGCATATCCACACGAACGGCGACGAGGCGACGGACGTTGTGCTCGACGCCATCGAAAAGCTGCTGGCGCTGCATCCGCGTGTGGACCATCGGCATACGTTGCAGCACTGCCAGATGGCCGACTCGGCGCAACTGACGCGTGCTCGACGGCTGGGCATGTGCGTGAATTTCTTCGCGAATCACGTCTATTACTGGGGCGATGCGCACTACCAGCGCACGATGGGCCCGGATCGCGCCAACCGGATGGACGCTGCCGAGATTGCCCGTCGAATCGACCTGCCGTTTGCCCTGCATTCCGACGCGCCGATCACACAGCTCAATCCTCTGTTCACCGCGTGGTGCGCGGCCAAACGGGAGACGTCGTCGGGCCGGGTGCTGGGTGAGTCGTTACGCCTGCCCGTGGCGGACGCCTTACGCGCGATCACGCTGGGCGCCGCGTTTTCACTCGGCATGGATCATCTGATCGGCAGTATCGAGGTCGGTAAATACGCCGATTTTGCCGTGCTCGACGCCGATCCGTTCGACGTGCCGTTAGACGACTTGCGCCAGATGCCGGTGTGGGGCACGGTGTTGGGAGGCGAAGTCTTCCGTGCACCCACATGA
- a CDS encoding sodium:solute symporter family protein translates to MATLIFAGFILFSVYLALRARGGRGPQSVHDFFVASRQFGAWLVFFLAAGEIYSIGTMVGFPGGIYAKGPTYGVWFLGYILLAYPVGYFLGPKIWDAGKRYNAITLPDLFKGHFNNRFLELVVAITAIVFLLPWGQLQFTGLVAALKGLGWNFQPLWLISFSALLAFVYIAIAGVRASAYIAVLKDILMVAAIVITGVAVAWEAGVAPVFQAASQHVSNAMSSSQLTFAMTTIVFQSLGMYVMPFGVQNFFTAKSAATIRRTQIAMPLYMLMYPFLVLASYYAISRNITLGSPNEAFFAAVTQLLPSWLVGLVAAGAALSGLLVLAGICLALGPIVTRNILSGMPEHRQKASSKVVIVLYLLGSIVLTLLTPNLMLTLINMAYYGVTQFLPGVIAVVFRLRVRAAAVAAGVLAGQGLALVLYFKSPDLGGVNLGLICLVVNVVVMSMLNLLLGGNRERSMNAGVGTLSPYKK, encoded by the coding sequence ATGGCAACCCTCATCTTTGCCGGCTTCATTCTGTTCTCGGTCTATCTCGCCTTGCGAGCTCGCGGTGGACGCGGCCCGCAGAGCGTGCACGATTTCTTCGTCGCCTCGCGCCAGTTCGGCGCATGGCTGGTGTTCTTCCTCGCGGCGGGGGAGATCTACAGCATCGGCACGATGGTCGGCTTTCCCGGCGGTATCTATGCCAAGGGGCCGACGTATGGGGTGTGGTTTCTGGGTTACATCCTGCTGGCCTACCCGGTCGGGTATTTCCTCGGGCCGAAGATCTGGGATGCGGGCAAGCGCTACAACGCCATCACGTTGCCCGATCTTTTCAAGGGGCACTTCAATAACCGCTTTCTCGAACTGGTCGTCGCCATCACCGCCATCGTCTTTCTGCTGCCTTGGGGACAGTTGCAATTCACCGGGCTGGTAGCCGCGCTCAAGGGGCTGGGATGGAATTTCCAACCGCTGTGGCTCATCTCCTTCTCCGCGCTGCTGGCGTTTGTCTACATTGCGATCGCCGGCGTGCGTGCGTCGGCCTATATCGCCGTGCTCAAAGACATATTGATGGTCGCCGCGATTGTCATTACCGGCGTGGCGGTGGCGTGGGAGGCGGGTGTCGCACCCGTATTTCAGGCGGCGAGCCAGCATGTGAGCAACGCGATGAGCAGCTCGCAACTCACCTTCGCGATGACGACCATCGTGTTCCAGTCGCTCGGCATGTACGTCATGCCGTTCGGCGTGCAGAACTTCTTCACGGCGAAGAGCGCGGCGACCATCCGTCGCACGCAGATCGCCATGCCGCTGTATATGCTGATGTATCCGTTCCTCGTGCTGGCGTCGTACTACGCGATTAGCCGGAACATCACACTGGGGTCGCCGAACGAGGCGTTCTTCGCCGCCGTGACGCAACTGCTGCCGTCGTGGCTGGTGGGGCTCGTCGCGGCGGGGGCGGCGTTGTCCGGCTTGCTGGTGCTCGCCGGTATTTGCCTCGCGCTGGGTCCCATCGTCACGCGCAACATTCTGTCGGGCATGCCGGAACATCGCCAGAAGGCCAGCTCGAAGGTCGTTATCGTGCTGTATTTGCTGGGTTCCATCGTGCTGACGCTGCTCACGCCGAATCTCATGCTGACGTTGATCAACATGGCGTATTACGGGGTCACGCAATTCCTGCCCGGCGTGATCGCCGTGGTCTTCCGCCTGCGCGTGCGTGCCGCGGCGGTGGCGGCGGGTGTGCTCGCGGGACAGGGGCTGGCGCTCGTGTTGTACTTCAAGAGTCCCGACCTCGGTGGCGTCAACCTCGGGCTCATCTGCCTGGTCGTGAACGTCGTGGTCATGTCGATGCTGAACCTGCTCCTCGGCGGTAACCGCGAGCGCTCGATGAATGCCGGCGTGGGCACGCTTTCCCCTTACAAGAAGTAA
- a CDS encoding DUF3311 domain-containing protein, whose amino-acid sequence MLRLLIGLGLPYLGVVGLLPWAASVERYVLGVPFIYGWIFLWFVLTSACLWLCWTLFDRHIAEDPA is encoded by the coding sequence ATGCTCAGATTGTTGATTGGCCTTGGATTGCCGTATCTCGGCGTAGTGGGGTTGCTGCCGTGGGCGGCATCTGTCGAGCGCTATGTTCTCGGCGTGCCGTTCATCTACGGCTGGATCTTTCTGTGGTTCGTTCTCACGTCCGCGTGTCTGTGGCTGTGCTGGACACTGTTCGATCGCCACATCGCAGAAGACCCGGCGTGA
- a CDS encoding NAD(P)/FAD-dependent oxidoreductase: MGTIESFALDRRSEAAPYDPLYDPLVSSGPGLGMDYAPTYWVATAGEPPEDDGPLPGDADVDVVIVGAGFTGLSTALFLAREHGIRAMVLEANRTCWGCTSRNGGQGQNASGRLYRSQWIARWGKETALRLDAEIREGFNTFKSLIAEVPECDPQPGGHLYIAHRDRKMEFLRNEAKVMRDVFGYDTRILSRAEVSEQYVDDQESCGAMHEPDGIGVHPLKLAFGYLRMARALGARVHPSTPVLNVETINGVHHVRTPRGVVRARAVAFATGGYTRNDVTKALRAKIMPILSNSLVTRVLTPDEIAATNFRTHEVITDTRTLRYYYRLLPDNRLQIGSRSSITGADAQNPKHMAVLVEGLHRKFPALRGIRVDYSWWGWVDVSHDMMPRVTQPDPRHSLFYAVGYGGNGVSFSAHAGRRLAQRIAGQRDPSWDLPIYDSALQYPNVFGTVQWQGFAPFRRIGQRFLYQRYHAQDEAR; encoded by the coding sequence GTGGGTACGATTGAATCCTTCGCGCTGGATCGTCGCTCCGAAGCTGCGCCATACGATCCGCTTTACGATCCCCTGGTCTCGTCCGGCCCCGGTCTGGGCATGGACTACGCCCCAACTTATTGGGTCGCCACCGCCGGCGAACCGCCCGAAGACGATGGCCCGCTGCCCGGCGACGCCGATGTCGACGTGGTCATTGTGGGCGCCGGCTTCACCGGTCTGTCCACCGCGCTATTCCTCGCTCGCGAACACGGTATTCGCGCCATGGTGCTCGAAGCCAACCGCACCTGCTGGGGATGCACGAGCCGCAACGGCGGTCAGGGACAGAACGCCAGCGGACGCCTCTACCGCTCGCAATGGATCGCACGCTGGGGCAAGGAAACCGCCCTGCGCCTTGACGCCGAAATCCGCGAAGGCTTCAACACATTCAAGTCGCTTATCGCCGAAGTGCCCGAGTGCGACCCGCAACCCGGCGGCCATCTCTACATCGCTCACCGCGATCGCAAGATGGAATTCCTGCGCAACGAAGCCAAGGTCATGCGCGATGTCTTCGGCTACGACACACGTATCCTCTCGCGCGCCGAAGTCAGCGAGCAATACGTCGACGATCAGGAAAGCTGCGGCGCAATGCACGAGCCCGACGGCATCGGCGTACATCCGCTCAAACTCGCCTTCGGCTATCTGCGCATGGCGCGCGCGCTCGGCGCTCGTGTGCATCCGTCGACGCCGGTGCTGAACGTCGAGACGATCAACGGGGTGCATCACGTGCGCACGCCGCGCGGTGTGGTTCGCGCCAGGGCCGTTGCGTTCGCCACCGGCGGTTACACGCGCAACGACGTGACCAAGGCGTTGCGCGCGAAGATCATGCCGATTCTGTCGAACTCGCTCGTCACACGCGTGCTCACGCCCGACGAAATCGCGGCAACGAACTTCCGCACGCATGAGGTCATCACCGATACGCGCACGCTGCGCTATTACTACCGTCTGCTGCCGGATAACCGTTTGCAGATCGGCAGCCGCAGTTCAATCACCGGCGCCGATGCGCAAAATCCGAAACACATGGCGGTGCTCGTCGAAGGCCTGCATCGCAAGTTCCCGGCGTTGCGCGGCATTCGCGTCGATTACTCGTGGTGGGGCTGGGTGGACGTAAGTCACGACATGATGCCCCGCGTCACGCAACCCGATCCGCGGCATAGCCTCTTCTATGCGGTGGGCTATGGCGGTAACGGTGTGTCGTTCTCCGCACATGCCGGCCGCCGCCTCGCCCAGCGCATTGCCGGTCAACGCGACCCCTCCTGGGATCTGCCGATCTACGACTCGGCCCTGCAATACCCGAACGTCTTCGGCACGGTGCAGTGGCAAGGCTTCGCGCCGTTCCGCCGTATCGGCCAGCGTTTCCTCTATCAGCGGTATCACGCGCAAGACGAAGCGCGTTGA
- a CDS encoding nuclear transport factor 2 family protein codes for MTTQNESADIQLLKTFNDAWNRHDIDALMACMTDACVFHAVAGPDMLGRTFEGREAVRAAFQSAWENFPDASWTEGVHFVAGNRGVSESTFRGTKADGTRVEARMVDVFTLRDGKIEVKNAFRKDRPAF; via the coding sequence ATGACGACTCAGAACGAATCCGCCGACATCCAGTTGCTCAAGACCTTCAACGACGCCTGGAATCGCCATGACATCGACGCCCTCATGGCCTGCATGACGGACGCTTGCGTGTTTCACGCCGTGGCCGGCCCCGACATGCTGGGCCGCACCTTCGAAGGACGCGAGGCCGTGCGCGCCGCGTTTCAGTCGGCATGGGAGAACTTCCCCGATGCGTCGTGGACCGAGGGCGTGCATTTCGTCGCCGGCAATCGCGGCGTATCCGAGTCGACCTTTCGCGGCACGAAGGCCGACGGCACCCGCGTCGAAGCGCGCATGGTCGACGTCTTCACGCTGCGCGACGGAAAGATCGAAGTGAAGAACGCCTTCCGCAAAGATCGCCCCGCGTTCTGA
- the xsc gene encoding sulfoacetaldehyde acetyltransferase codes for MNAKDPATATQQLTAADGGPQAMTPSEAFVETMVANGVSEMFGIMGSAFMDAMDIFAPAGIRLIPVVHEQGAGHMADGYARVSGRHGVVIGQNGPGISNCVTAIAAAYWAHSPVVIVTPEAGTMGIGLGGFQEAKQLPMFQEFTKYQGHVTHPARMAEFTGRCFDRAMAEMGPTQLNIPRDYFYGQIKTEIPRPQRLDRGAGGEERLNEAAELLAQAKFPVIISGGGVVMADAIEECKALAERLGAPVVNSYLHNDSFPANHPLWCGPLGYQGSKAAMKLLAQADVVVALGSRLGPFGTLPQHGLDYWPKNAKIIQIDADHKMLGLVKKISVGICGDAKAAAVALSQRLAERTLVCDATRAARADQIATEKAAWEKELDEWTHERDPYSLDMIEEQKHERTFNGGEYLHPRQVLRELEKAMPEDVMVSTDIGNINSVANSYLRFNKPRSFFAAMSWGNCGYAFPTIIGAKVAAPHRPAISYAGDGAWGMSLMETLTCVRHNIPVTAVVFHNRQWGAEKKNQVDFYNRRFVAGELESPSFANIARAMGAEGIVVDRLEDVGPALKKAIDLQMNHGKTTILEIMCTRELGDPFRRDALSKPVRMLDKYKDYV; via the coding sequence ATGAATGCCAAAGATCCGGCTACGGCCACCCAGCAACTGACTGCCGCCGACGGTGGCCCCCAGGCCATGACGCCGTCCGAAGCGTTCGTCGAAACGATGGTCGCCAATGGCGTGAGCGAAATGTTCGGCATCATGGGCTCGGCCTTCATGGACGCAATGGACATCTTCGCACCGGCCGGCATTCGTCTGATCCCGGTGGTGCATGAACAAGGCGCGGGTCACATGGCCGACGGCTACGCTCGCGTGTCGGGCCGTCATGGTGTCGTGATCGGTCAGAACGGCCCCGGCATCAGTAACTGCGTGACGGCGATTGCCGCCGCTTACTGGGCCCATAGCCCGGTCGTGATCGTCACGCCGGAAGCCGGCACGATGGGCATTGGCCTTGGCGGCTTTCAGGAAGCGAAGCAGTTGCCGATGTTCCAGGAGTTCACGAAGTACCAGGGCCATGTGACGCACCCGGCCCGTATGGCGGAATTCACCGGCCGTTGTTTCGATCGTGCGATGGCCGAAATGGGGCCGACGCAACTCAATATTCCGCGCGATTACTTCTACGGTCAGATCAAGACCGAGATTCCGCGTCCGCAGCGTCTCGACCGCGGCGCCGGCGGCGAAGAGCGCCTGAACGAAGCGGCCGAGCTGCTCGCCCAGGCCAAGTTCCCGGTGATCATTTCGGGGGGCGGCGTGGTCATGGCCGACGCCATCGAAGAGTGCAAGGCGCTCGCCGAACGTCTGGGCGCACCGGTCGTGAACAGCTATCTGCATAACGACTCGTTCCCGGCCAACCATCCGCTGTGGTGCGGCCCGCTCGGCTATCAGGGCTCGAAGGCGGCGATGAAGCTGCTGGCACAGGCCGACGTGGTCGTGGCCCTCGGTTCGCGCCTCGGACCGTTCGGCACGCTGCCGCAGCATGGTCTGGATTACTGGCCGAAGAACGCCAAGATCATCCAGATCGATGCCGATCACAAGATGCTCGGCCTCGTGAAGAAGATCTCGGTCGGTATCTGCGGCGACGCGAAAGCGGCTGCCGTGGCGCTGTCGCAACGGCTGGCCGAGCGCACGCTCGTGTGCGACGCCACGCGCGCCGCCCGGGCCGACCAGATCGCCACCGAGAAGGCGGCGTGGGAGAAGGAACTCGACGAGTGGACCCACGAGCGCGATCCGTACAGCCTCGACATGATCGAAGAGCAGAAGCACGAGCGCACCTTCAACGGCGGCGAGTATTTGCACCCGCGTCAGGTGCTGCGCGAACTGGAGAAGGCGATGCCGGAAGACGTCATGGTCTCGACCGACATCGGCAACATCAACTCGGTAGCCAACAGCTATCTGCGCTTCAACAAGCCGCGCAGCTTCTTCGCCGCCATGAGCTGGGGCAACTGCGGCTATGCCTTCCCGACGATCATCGGCGCCAAGGTTGCGGCACCGCACCGTCCGGCCATCTCGTACGCCGGCGATGGCGCCTGGGGCATGAGCCTGATGGAAACACTCACCTGTGTGCGTCACAACATTCCGGTCACGGCCGTGGTCTTCCACAACCGTCAATGGGGTGCCGAGAAGAAGAACCAGGTGGACTTCTACAACCGCCGCTTCGTGGCCGGTGAACTCGAGAGCCCCAGCTTCGCCAACATCGCCCGCGCGATGGGCGCCGAAGGCATTGTGGTCGATCGTCTGGAAGACGTTGGCCCGGCGCTCAAGAAGGCCATCGACCTGCAAATGAACCACGGCAAGACGACGATCCTCGAAATCATGTGCACCCGCGAGCTGGGCGATCCGTTCCGCCGCGACGCGCTGTCGAAGCCGGTGCGCATGCTCGACAAGTACAAGGACTACGTCTGA